The Danio rerio strain Tuebingen ecotype United States chromosome 10, GRCz12tu, whole genome shotgun sequence genome contains a region encoding:
- the LOC141376261 gene encoding uncharacterized protein isoform X2: MSRNIESRFAEVEARIRDLVIQGRRDVQRLQDLMGHGTFEAETAERASVHEEGDVDEQDQSGASEVELLYKTTAEDNTQNLLDIVRQSSSMKDFLSDDSIHLSVSPTTMTRSEQSLHLDLSFDIDGVVVQLEELSGLKLRVPYLTFPKPSKVSVHPVFHLLKKHVKPHVYSGSGFRCFQLSRGLTIATPQGWQLSLCLVPRGQHGDPSIDSAAKMDQKATECFRAIGESLQHLLKSASSKDIKRPTMQKNKLYDLSRFHILKQDQDFILETFDRALQSQPVDCLKPVIILCQFGQKDGSPLCLSELCRERSVVCFSIHAACEIGSRDENVHHFWSKYALKDLVGDKGSIFCPLSLREALNFQSNLDGRRMEVSGDLLRPARFPQSVTFLQLYADTPHNRQEKWSSHPVSGEVVCCGLMHPMTARAMSNRSEAYLDHMQDLLLKLQGIVRARFETVTLLATQQMWGTVRAVDFFDASAVSQLLEEKPMLLPFAEDQARLPFLSTLQEVPRYLLGSLRAAHATGKHKGKFEESWVAFQAEIALEVFFWGRPGSLHDSIFAVNLGPGLDNERSLTWQRGIMGLAPFNSAALDLAPPPLLYWSKKPLQISRIERLFGFADSLDGPLTIIGTDLLTLILCDLGETSTASLMSLTNSTPPAPCKCTGTISRDVLLEELVEKIKRFTYPSTAKRAAQLVEEHGRPLRGVLQASLNYNCLQYFPAMKVIDSARNPKVSWNKKDMLNVLSPQQKPSLDAEAAQMEGDVIVTLVSRGVTYERNLASAKANGMPWMKDVLGRLKPENMERAKLLQVCTFVSCLALLKQGVYIDYGKLTTLAASLPISQQKLKMMQIQAPILHEGFLNPKIWRLHPSVPFKIPPIVPERPNAPRNPQWHDAAAEELQPEEEIEEEQQEQSIAHTPSMVLPAGMSRRWTSRELDLAYEARRQEGSSVNAAYRVYVDLCFRAGVPCRSRDAFKCKTRRPL, encoded by the exons CAGAAAGAGCTTCTGTCCATGAAGAAGGTGACGTGGATGAGCAAGACCAGAGCGGGGCTTCAGAG GTGGAGTTGCTGTACAAAACAACCGCTGAAGACAACACGCAAAACTTGTTGGACATCGTCAGGCAGTCAAGTAGCATGAAAGACTTTCTCTCCGATGACAGCATTCACCTGTCAGTCAGCCCAACCACTATGACAAGATCGGAGCAGAGTCTTCACTTGGACCTTTCTTTCGACATTGACGGTGTAGTAGTTCAGCTGGAAGAGCTGTCAGGGTTGAAACTTCGAGTCCCGTACCTGACCTTTCCAAAGCCCTCGAAAGTGAGCGTGCATCCAGTTTTCCATCTGCTGAAGAAACACGTCAAGCCCCACGTCTACTCCGGGTCCGGTTTCCGGTGCTTTCAGTTATCCAGAGGGCTCACCATCGCAACGCCTCAG GGATGGCAACTGAGTCTGTGCCTGGTTCCGAGAGGCCAGCATGGCGACCCATCCATTGATTCGGCTGCCAAAATGGACCAAAAAGCCACGGAGTGCTTCAGAGCCATCGGAGAGTCTCTGCAGCACCTACTGAAGTCAGCTTCCTCGAAAGATATCAAGCGCCCCACGATGCAGAAGAACAAACTCTACGACCTGTCACGCTTCCACATTTTGAAGCAGGATCAAGATTTTATACTCGAAACGTTCGACCGCGCCCTCCAGTCTCAACCCGTCGACTGCCTGAAACCCGTGATAATCCTTTGCCAGTTTGGCCAGAAGGACGGATCCCCGCTCTGCCTCTCGGAGCTGTGTCGTGAGAGGTCCGTTGTTTGCTTCAGCATCCATGCCGCGTGCGAGATCGGGTCACGGGATGAAAACGTGCACCACTTTTGGTCAAAGTATGCCCTGAAGGATTTAGTGGGAGACAAAGGCTCGATATTCTGTCCTCTGTCGCTCCGGGAGGCCCTGAACTTTCAGTCCAACCTGGATGGACGGCGCATGGAGGTCAGCGGGGACCTGCTGAGGCCAGCCCGTTTCCCCCAAAGCGTGACCTTTCTGCAGCTTTATGCGGACACGCCGCACAACCGTCAGGAAAAGTGGAGTTCGCACCCAGTGTCGGGAGAAGTGGTCTGCTGCGGCCTCATGCACCCAATGACCGCACGAGCCATGTCAAATCGAAGCGAGGCCTACCTCGATCACATGCAAGACCTTCTGCTGAAGCTGCAAGGCATTGTCAGGGCAAGGTTTGAAACGGTGACTCTACTGGCAACGCAGCAGATGTGGGGCACCGTGAGAGCGGTGGATTTTTTCGACGCGAGCGCTGTCTCGCAGCTGCTGGAGGAAAAACCCATGCTCCTTCCCTTCGCGGAGGACCAGGCAAGGTTACCCTTCCTCAGCACCCTGCAGGAGGTGCCCAGATATTTGCTGGGCAGCTTGCGCGCCGCCCACGCCACCGGAAAGCACAAGGGAAAGTTTGAGGAGTCTTGGGTGGCATTTCAAGCCGAGATAGCCTTGGAAGTGTTCTTCTGGGGCAGGCCCGGCAGCCTGCACGACTCCATCTTTGCCGTCAATCTGGGCCCCGGCCTGGACAACGAGCGCAGCCTCACATGGCAGAGAGGCATCATGGGGCTGGCACCCTTCAACTCGGCAGCTCTCGACCTGGCTCCGCCCCCCCTTCTGTACTGGTCCAAGAAGCCGCTGCAGATCTCGAGAATAGAGCGCTTGTTTGGGTTCGCGGACAGCCTCGACGGACCGCTCACCATCATCGGGACGGACCTTTTGACGCTGATCCTCTGCGACCTCGGCGAGACCAGCACGGCGTCGTTAATGAGTCTGACAAACTCCACACCTCCGGCACCGTGCAAGTGCACGGGCACGATCAGCAGAGATGTTCTCTTGGAGGAGTTGGTGGAGAAGATAAAAAGGTTCACGTACCCGTCCACCGCTAAAAGGGCGGCGCAGCTCGTGGAAGAGCACGGCAGGCCCCTGAGGGGCGTCCTGCAAGCATCGTTGAACTACAACTGCCTTCAGTACTTCCCAGCCATGAAGGTGATTGACTCGGCGCGCAACCCGAAGGTGTCCTGGAACAAAAAAGACATGCTCAACGTTTTGTCACCGCAGCAGAAACCCAGCCTCGATGCGGAGGCTGCGCAAATGGAGGGCGACGTGATTGTCACCCTGGTGAGTCGCGGAGTGACTTACGAACGCAATCTGGCGTCGGCTAAAGCCAACGGAATGCCCTGGATGAAGGACGTGCTGGGGCGTTTGAAACCGGAAAACATGGAGAGGGCCAAGTTGCTCCAGGTGTGCACGTTTGTCAGCTGCCTTGCACTGCTGAAACAAGGCGTTTACATCGACTACGGCAAGCTGACAACGTTGGCCGCGTCACTCCCGATTTCTCAGCAAAAACTCAAAATGATGCAAATACAGGCTCCCATACTGCACGAAGGGTTCCTGAATCCCAAAATATGGCGACTGCATCCCTCCGTACCTTTCAAAATACCGCCAATCGTCCCGGAGAGGCCCAACGCTCCCCGTAATCCGCAGTGGCATGATGCTGCTGCGGAGGAGCTTCAACCGGAGGAGGAGATCGAGGAAGAGCAGCAGGAGCAATCGATAGCGCATACCCCTTCCATGGTCTTGCCTGCGGGGATGTCGAGAAGGTGGACATCAAGGGAACTGGACCTCGCGTACGAAGCCAGGCGGCAAGAAGGGAGCTCTGTCAATGCCGCTTACAGAGTTTACGTGGACCTTTGCTTCCGTGCTGGCGTGCCATGCCGCTCCCGCGATgcctttaaatgtaaaacacGGCGACCGCTGTAA
- the LOC141376261 gene encoding uncharacterized protein isoform X1, protein MSRNIESRFAEVEARIRDLVIQGRRDVQRLQDLMGHGTFEAETAERASVHEEGDVDEQDQSGASEVVELLYKTTAEDNTQNLLDIVRQSSSMKDFLSDDSIHLSVSPTTMTRSEQSLHLDLSFDIDGVVVQLEELSGLKLRVPYLTFPKPSKVSVHPVFHLLKKHVKPHVYSGSGFRCFQLSRGLTIATPQGWQLSLCLVPRGQHGDPSIDSAAKMDQKATECFRAIGESLQHLLKSASSKDIKRPTMQKNKLYDLSRFHILKQDQDFILETFDRALQSQPVDCLKPVIILCQFGQKDGSPLCLSELCRERSVVCFSIHAACEIGSRDENVHHFWSKYALKDLVGDKGSIFCPLSLREALNFQSNLDGRRMEVSGDLLRPARFPQSVTFLQLYADTPHNRQEKWSSHPVSGEVVCCGLMHPMTARAMSNRSEAYLDHMQDLLLKLQGIVRARFETVTLLATQQMWGTVRAVDFFDASAVSQLLEEKPMLLPFAEDQARLPFLSTLQEVPRYLLGSLRAAHATGKHKGKFEESWVAFQAEIALEVFFWGRPGSLHDSIFAVNLGPGLDNERSLTWQRGIMGLAPFNSAALDLAPPPLLYWSKKPLQISRIERLFGFADSLDGPLTIIGTDLLTLILCDLGETSTASLMSLTNSTPPAPCKCTGTISRDVLLEELVEKIKRFTYPSTAKRAAQLVEEHGRPLRGVLQASLNYNCLQYFPAMKVIDSARNPKVSWNKKDMLNVLSPQQKPSLDAEAAQMEGDVIVTLVSRGVTYERNLASAKANGMPWMKDVLGRLKPENMERAKLLQVCTFVSCLALLKQGVYIDYGKLTTLAASLPISQQKLKMMQIQAPILHEGFLNPKIWRLHPSVPFKIPPIVPERPNAPRNPQWHDAAAEELQPEEEIEEEQQEQSIAHTPSMVLPAGMSRRWTSRELDLAYEARRQEGSSVNAAYRVYVDLCFRAGVPCRSRDAFKCKTRRPL, encoded by the exons CAGAAAGAGCTTCTGTCCATGAAGAAGGTGACGTGGATGAGCAAGACCAGAGCGGGGCTTCAGAGGTG GTGGAGTTGCTGTACAAAACAACCGCTGAAGACAACACGCAAAACTTGTTGGACATCGTCAGGCAGTCAAGTAGCATGAAAGACTTTCTCTCCGATGACAGCATTCACCTGTCAGTCAGCCCAACCACTATGACAAGATCGGAGCAGAGTCTTCACTTGGACCTTTCTTTCGACATTGACGGTGTAGTAGTTCAGCTGGAAGAGCTGTCAGGGTTGAAACTTCGAGTCCCGTACCTGACCTTTCCAAAGCCCTCGAAAGTGAGCGTGCATCCAGTTTTCCATCTGCTGAAGAAACACGTCAAGCCCCACGTCTACTCCGGGTCCGGTTTCCGGTGCTTTCAGTTATCCAGAGGGCTCACCATCGCAACGCCTCAG GGATGGCAACTGAGTCTGTGCCTGGTTCCGAGAGGCCAGCATGGCGACCCATCCATTGATTCGGCTGCCAAAATGGACCAAAAAGCCACGGAGTGCTTCAGAGCCATCGGAGAGTCTCTGCAGCACCTACTGAAGTCAGCTTCCTCGAAAGATATCAAGCGCCCCACGATGCAGAAGAACAAACTCTACGACCTGTCACGCTTCCACATTTTGAAGCAGGATCAAGATTTTATACTCGAAACGTTCGACCGCGCCCTCCAGTCTCAACCCGTCGACTGCCTGAAACCCGTGATAATCCTTTGCCAGTTTGGCCAGAAGGACGGATCCCCGCTCTGCCTCTCGGAGCTGTGTCGTGAGAGGTCCGTTGTTTGCTTCAGCATCCATGCCGCGTGCGAGATCGGGTCACGGGATGAAAACGTGCACCACTTTTGGTCAAAGTATGCCCTGAAGGATTTAGTGGGAGACAAAGGCTCGATATTCTGTCCTCTGTCGCTCCGGGAGGCCCTGAACTTTCAGTCCAACCTGGATGGACGGCGCATGGAGGTCAGCGGGGACCTGCTGAGGCCAGCCCGTTTCCCCCAAAGCGTGACCTTTCTGCAGCTTTATGCGGACACGCCGCACAACCGTCAGGAAAAGTGGAGTTCGCACCCAGTGTCGGGAGAAGTGGTCTGCTGCGGCCTCATGCACCCAATGACCGCACGAGCCATGTCAAATCGAAGCGAGGCCTACCTCGATCACATGCAAGACCTTCTGCTGAAGCTGCAAGGCATTGTCAGGGCAAGGTTTGAAACGGTGACTCTACTGGCAACGCAGCAGATGTGGGGCACCGTGAGAGCGGTGGATTTTTTCGACGCGAGCGCTGTCTCGCAGCTGCTGGAGGAAAAACCCATGCTCCTTCCCTTCGCGGAGGACCAGGCAAGGTTACCCTTCCTCAGCACCCTGCAGGAGGTGCCCAGATATTTGCTGGGCAGCTTGCGCGCCGCCCACGCCACCGGAAAGCACAAGGGAAAGTTTGAGGAGTCTTGGGTGGCATTTCAAGCCGAGATAGCCTTGGAAGTGTTCTTCTGGGGCAGGCCCGGCAGCCTGCACGACTCCATCTTTGCCGTCAATCTGGGCCCCGGCCTGGACAACGAGCGCAGCCTCACATGGCAGAGAGGCATCATGGGGCTGGCACCCTTCAACTCGGCAGCTCTCGACCTGGCTCCGCCCCCCCTTCTGTACTGGTCCAAGAAGCCGCTGCAGATCTCGAGAATAGAGCGCTTGTTTGGGTTCGCGGACAGCCTCGACGGACCGCTCACCATCATCGGGACGGACCTTTTGACGCTGATCCTCTGCGACCTCGGCGAGACCAGCACGGCGTCGTTAATGAGTCTGACAAACTCCACACCTCCGGCACCGTGCAAGTGCACGGGCACGATCAGCAGAGATGTTCTCTTGGAGGAGTTGGTGGAGAAGATAAAAAGGTTCACGTACCCGTCCACCGCTAAAAGGGCGGCGCAGCTCGTGGAAGAGCACGGCAGGCCCCTGAGGGGCGTCCTGCAAGCATCGTTGAACTACAACTGCCTTCAGTACTTCCCAGCCATGAAGGTGATTGACTCGGCGCGCAACCCGAAGGTGTCCTGGAACAAAAAAGACATGCTCAACGTTTTGTCACCGCAGCAGAAACCCAGCCTCGATGCGGAGGCTGCGCAAATGGAGGGCGACGTGATTGTCACCCTGGTGAGTCGCGGAGTGACTTACGAACGCAATCTGGCGTCGGCTAAAGCCAACGGAATGCCCTGGATGAAGGACGTGCTGGGGCGTTTGAAACCGGAAAACATGGAGAGGGCCAAGTTGCTCCAGGTGTGCACGTTTGTCAGCTGCCTTGCACTGCTGAAACAAGGCGTTTACATCGACTACGGCAAGCTGACAACGTTGGCCGCGTCACTCCCGATTTCTCAGCAAAAACTCAAAATGATGCAAATACAGGCTCCCATACTGCACGAAGGGTTCCTGAATCCCAAAATATGGCGACTGCATCCCTCCGTACCTTTCAAAATACCGCCAATCGTCCCGGAGAGGCCCAACGCTCCCCGTAATCCGCAGTGGCATGATGCTGCTGCGGAGGAGCTTCAACCGGAGGAGGAGATCGAGGAAGAGCAGCAGGAGCAATCGATAGCGCATACCCCTTCCATGGTCTTGCCTGCGGGGATGTCGAGAAGGTGGACATCAAGGGAACTGGACCTCGCGTACGAAGCCAGGCGGCAAGAAGGGAGCTCTGTCAATGCCGCTTACAGAGTTTACGTGGACCTTTGCTTCCGTGCTGGCGTGCCATGCCGCTCCCGCGATgcctttaaatgtaaaacacGGCGACCGCTGTAA